TACCAGGTCATCGGGCCGCTGATCTCGGCGATCTTTCGATGGCCGAGGCCAATCAGATGCTCAACGGCCAGCCTTGAGCCGTAGCCTGGTCTATCCCGACCGAGGCTTGACCCGGTTGAGGCTTCGTGTCGATTTGGATGAAAGGGATGCTGCCGATCAATTCCTTAATTTCGGTTGTGAAGTCCGAGAGGATTGGGGCGATGATGATCAGGCCGTCAATCAGGTGCTCGTGCAGGTTATCAAGCGCCGCGGTGATCTCCTCACGCCTGAGCTGCTCGACCGCGCTTGGAGACACACGGTAGCCCCGCTTCTTGGCGTGCTGCGTGATGTTAGACAGCATCTGCCCGGGACCGTAATAGGTGGTGCCGAAACTGATGATGGCGATCGTATCCGAGCGATTGGTGACGAGGCTACGTGCGGCGCGGTTAGGGCGGTACTTCAATTCCTGAATTGACTTGAGAACCCGCTTGCGCGTCTCGTCAGATACGCTGGGATGGTTATTGATGACACGGGAGACTGTTTGGTATGAGACTCCGGAGTGTTGTGCCACATCATGGAGTGTCTTGGCTCTTTGCGCTGTTTTCATGACAAGCTTCCATACGATTTTGGCGTGACCCGGCACCCATATTTGGGTCTCGATGCCAGAACCCGGTTCCGCGGCGACCAAAGCATAACAGAAGGGATACGTGCCCGGAGCGTCCCTTTCAGCACCGGCTATCCAGTCAATCCGATTGCGCCGGCTACGACGCGGCCGAAGCTGATCGCCGTCCGAATCCCAGTAACCCTGACGGCTGCTGAGCAGTTTCTGTAGACCCACAAAAGCGAACAGCAGGATACCAATGACGATCTTGATCCACCAGGGAGTCA
The window above is part of the Candidatus Flexicrinis proximus genome. Proteins encoded here:
- a CDS encoding LacI family DNA-binding transcriptional regulator, with the protein product MKTAQRAKTLHDVAQHSGVSYQTVSRVINNHPSVSDETRKRVLKSIQELKYRPNRAARSLVTNRSDTIAIISFGTTYYGPGQMLSNITQHAKKRGYRVSPSAVEQLRREEITAALDNLHEHLIDGLIIIAPILSDFTTEIKELIGSIPFIQIDTKPQPGQASVGIDQATAQGWPLSI